CGCGTCCTCCTCCTCGGGGCGGGCGGGGCCGCGGCGGCCGTGGCCCTGGCCCTTCGCGGGAAAGGCCCCGTGGCCGTCGCCTCGAGGGACCCCGCCCGGGCCCGGTCCCTCGCCTTGAGGCTGGGGCTCGATCCGGTCCCTTGGGAGGACCGCCGCCGGACCCCATGGGACCTCCTCGTGAACGCCACCCCCTCGGGCCAGGAGGAGGAGGAGACGCCGTACCCCTTCCCCCTGGCGGGCCGGACCGTCTTCGACCTCGTGGTGCGGGAGGGGGGAACGCCCCTCCTGCGGGAGGCCCGCGCCCGGGGCCTGAGGGCCGTGCCCGGCGAGGCCATGCTGGAGGCCCAGGCGCGTTTGCAGTTCCGGCTCTTCACCGGGCGGCGCCCCCCCGTTCCTTGACGCGCCGCCCCTCCCCCGGCGAGAATAAAGCCCACACGTCCATCCGTTGAGTTCCTGGAGGCCGGGTCCGCCGGCCGCGTCGGAGGAGAGCATGGACCGGAGGACGTTCGTTCGAGTGTCTGCGGCTACCGCCGCCGGTGCCGCCGCCCTGCATGCGGCGGGAACCTGGGCGGGAGCCATCGCCGAAACCGGGGCCCCCGGGGCCCCGCTTACACGCACGGGAGGAGGACCCGCCATGGCCTACGAAGCGAAAACCCACCTCAAGCCCTCGAACCTCAAGGGCCTCTCGGAGAACCAGATCGCCCAGCACTGGAAGCTCTACGAGGGGTACGTGGCCCAGTCGAACGCCCTCAAGGCCGAACTCGAGGCCCTGCGCAAGGAGGGCAAGGGCGCCACCCCCCTCTACGCCGACCGGCGCCGGCGCTTCGGCTTCGAGTACAACGGCATGGTCCTGCACGAATACTACTTCGGGAACCTGAAGGCGGCCGTGGCCGAGCCCGGCGACGCCTCGCCCCTTCGGAAGGCCCTTTCGGAGCAGTTCGGCTCTTTCGAGGCCTGGAAGGACGACTGCGTGAAGTGCGGCGCCACCCGCGGCATCGGCTGGGCCGTCCT
This DNA window, taken from Acidobacteriota bacterium, encodes the following:
- a CDS encoding Fe-Mn family superoxide dismutase, with the translated sequence MAYEAKTHLKPSNLKGLSENQIAQHWKLYEGYVAQSNALKAELEALRKEGKGATPLYADRRRRFGFEYNGMVLHEYYFGNLKAAVAEPGDASPLRKALSEQFGSFEAWKDDCVKCGATRGIGWAVLYLDPATGWLTNHFIQLHEDGNVAGFVPILVLDVFEHAYMVDFPATGRPDYMKAFFENVNWEAVEKRFAEASAGKIPARF
- a CDS encoding shikimate dehydrogenase, translated to RVLLLGAGGAAAAVALALRGKGPVAVASRDPARARSLALRLGLDPVPWEDRRRTPWDLLVNATPSGQEEEETPYPFPLAGRTVFDLVVREGGTPLLREARARGLRAVPGEAMLEAQARLQFRLFTGRRPPVP